A part of Campylobacter concisus genomic DNA contains:
- a CDS encoding NrdR family transcriptional regulator, which produces MFCPYCGFEKTKVLNTMKGLQNKRYRVCDKCKRSFVSIEALFCDPYWQEYAKATKELGDLKGIKNE; this is translated from the coding sequence ATGTTTTGTCCTTACTGCGGTTTTGAAAAGACTAAGGTTTTAAATACTATGAAAGGCTTGCAAAACAAGCGTTATAGGGTTTGTGATAAGTGTAAAAGAAGCTTTGTGAGTATCGAAGCACTTTTTTGTGATCCGTACTGGCAAGAGTATGCTAAGGCTACTAAAGAGCTTGGCGATCTTAAGGGTATAAAAAATGAATAA
- a CDS encoding phage protein GemA/Gp16 family protein gives MNQSEYRKRLLTLIHINPLYKQIVENGAWQEWLMLRFGVESSKELSISELNLALDILQERVDDRLGFEPDIKGRRIFKKDAITQKQLKKIEVLLDVLGWDENSARRFYYRQIGALVTNIALLNSKQATKIITGLSAVIKCEKNPKKS, from the coding sequence ATGAACCAAAGTGAGTATAGAAAGAGACTTTTAACACTCATCCACATAAACCCACTTTACAAGCAGATCGTAGAAAATGGAGCTTGGCAAGAATGGCTAATGCTTCGCTTTGGTGTAGAGAGCAGCAAGGAGCTTAGCATAAGCGAGCTAAATTTGGCCCTTGATATATTGCAAGAGAGAGTAGATGATAGGCTAGGCTTTGAGCCAGACATTAAAGGTAGGCGCATTTTCAAAAAAGACGCTATCACGCAGAAGCAGCTTAAAAAGATAGAGGTTTTGCTAGATGTTCTTGGCTGGGATGAAAATAGTGCTAGGAGATTTTACTACCGCCAGATCGGAGCACTTGTGACAAACATAGCCTTACTAAACTCAAAACAAGCTACAAAGATCATTACTGGACTAAGTGCCGTTATAAAATGTGAAAAAAATCCCAAAAAAAGCTAA
- a CDS encoding HK97 gp10 family phage protein, with amino-acid sequence MNFNSAFKRFLFRIGSGVRYRAKQVAPYKTGNLKKDIQVFDEKIDSFSISVGNTKLAPYAKFVYFGTRPHVIKPKKMKALANKKSGQIFGKSVNHPGTKANPYIEKAFSEYISSASFVKAKEQLAKDIGDETVKFITSSINNIK; translated from the coding sequence ATGAATTTTAATAGTGCTTTTAAAAGGTTTTTGTTTCGCATAGGCTCAGGGGTAAGATATAGAGCAAAGCAAGTAGCGCCATATAAAACTGGTAATCTTAAAAAAGATATACAAGTTTTTGATGAGAAGATAGATAGTTTTAGCATAAGTGTGGGAAATACAAAGCTTGCACCTTATGCTAAATTTGTATATTTTGGTACAAGGCCACATGTTATAAAACCAAAAAAGATGAAGGCTCTTGCAAACAAAAAGAGCGGTCAAATTTTTGGCAAAAGTGTAAATCACCCTGGCACAAAGGCAAACCCATATATCGAGAAAGCTTTTAGCGAGTATATAAGTAGCGCTAGCTTTGTAAAGGCAAAAGAGCAATTAGCTAAGGATATAGGAGATGAGACAGTAAAATTTATAACAAGTTCCATTAATAACATTAAGTGA
- a CDS encoding anthranilate synthase component I family protein, with amino-acid sequence MLLEQPLFYYEAIREKFKNSYLAEDKTQTIIGIDCEYIDEKDMDFYGLRSYFDTNRNRSLAPFAGLFGVFAYDGVRYFEYIGKEKAKKYEFPKFIYADAKAYLHFDKMSKIYTFYGDKNKYYDFLLDAKVECKSKEQSKFSIKTDLGKEKKHFEDMVELAKEYIRSGDVFQVVLGELLEISTNMSSLEFYKKLSLTNPSPYMFHFPTPYGDVVGSSPELVFEMESEQIFVAPIAGTRPRGSDANADAALENELLSDEKELAEHKMLIDLARNDIGRVSEPKSVSVKNAMHIQKYEKVIHIVTDVYGKCAKGLDLFDVLASIFPAGTLSGAPKIRAMQIINELEFSERNIYGGGIGLLHFNGDAQVAILIRSAIFVPGENGFSDVFVGAGAGIVYDSKSEREYAEICHKRASVLNVFKNNAKEF; translated from the coding sequence ATGCTCTTAGAACAACCACTTTTTTATTATGAAGCGATCAGAGAGAAATTTAAAAATAGCTACCTAGCTGAAGACAAGACGCAAACGATAATCGGCATAGACTGCGAATATATCGACGAAAAAGATATGGACTTTTACGGACTTAGAAGCTACTTTGATACTAACCGTAACAGATCACTCGCACCTTTTGCTGGACTTTTTGGCGTCTTTGCATATGACGGCGTGAGATACTTTGAGTATATCGGCAAAGAGAAGGCTAAAAAGTATGAATTTCCAAAATTTATCTACGCTGACGCTAAAGCATATCTGCACTTTGACAAGATGAGTAAAATTTATACATTCTATGGAGATAAGAATAAATATTATGACTTTTTGCTTGATGCGAAAGTTGAATGTAAAAGCAAAGAGCAGAGTAAATTTAGTATAAAAACTGATCTTGGTAAAGAAAAGAAACACTTTGAGGATATGGTTGAATTAGCAAAAGAGTATATAAGAAGCGGCGATGTCTTTCAGGTGGTGCTTGGTGAATTGCTTGAAATTTCAACGAATATGAGTAGTTTGGAATTTTATAAAAAGCTCTCACTTACAAATCCAAGCCCATATATGTTTCATTTTCCTACACCTTATGGCGATGTGGTTGGCTCTTCGCCAGAGCTTGTTTTTGAGATGGAAAGTGAGCAAATTTTTGTGGCACCAATTGCAGGCACAAGGCCTAGAGGAAGCGATGCAAATGCTGATGCTGCACTTGAAAATGAGCTATTAAGTGACGAAAAGGAGCTGGCTGAACACAAGATGCTAATCGATCTTGCTAGAAATGACATTGGCAGGGTTTCAGAACCAAAAAGTGTATCCGTAAAAAATGCGATGCATATCCAAAAATATGAAAAAGTAATTCATATCGTAACCGATGTCTATGGCAAATGCGCCAAAGGGCTTGATCTTTTTGACGTCTTAGCTAGTATTTTCCCAGCTGGCACACTAAGCGGAGCCCCAAAAATAAGAGCTATGCAGATAATTAATGAGCTTGAATTTTCTGAGCGAAATATCTATGGCGGCGGCATTGGATTGTTACATTTTAATGGCGATGCTCAGGTTGCTATTCTTATTCGATCAGCCATATTTGTGCCAGGTGAAAATGGCTTTAGTGATGTATTTGTGGGGGCTGGAGCTGGTATAGTTTACGACTCAAAGAGCGAAAGAGAATACGCTGAAATTTGTCACAAGCGAGCAAGCGTGCTAAATGTATTTAAAAATAACGCAAAAGAGTTTTAG
- a CDS encoding terminase large subunit domain-containing protein: protein MAYNEEFKKECINLLKSGVSSVLVSKQMNVSRPTLQKWLEQANDEFSLDDGVKALKKQVECLSKKKKLVPDETAQLADLIVALNKIESKSKAAKEQKAYVLPPVSLDKSAKILRDEIVKDGELFAYQKEFLQSDAQFRIVLKSRQIGFSYVAAADALIGAVGGRNQLFLSASEEQALILMRYLKLWSDRFGVALAKDSETEIKLENGAIIKALAHNFRTVQGFTGDIWMDEFAWYPNPKKIWHAFVPSIGAVKGRLTILSTPFEEKSLFHELYFDEQKYKMFKRFHVDIYRAMGDGLEFDLETMKALFDADTWASAYECVFIDDESSLLSITLIKSCIDEKLSYFSPSSNTPLLCGYDIGRVSDRSTLVSVINSDDTYTLAMLNVLAKASFKEQEDVLSSHLRSYPLATLDMDKTGIGLNLTETMHAKFKSRVNGVYFTAGTKEQMALNLKKLFEDKKISIPNDPLLISDLHAIKRTAGTKSFKYDAKRNEYGHADRFWALALACRKIEAVVKRKGGGAVIL from the coding sequence ATGGCTTATAATGAAGAGTTTAAAAAAGAGTGTATAAATTTATTAAAAAGTGGCGTGAGCTCAGTGCTAGTTTCAAAGCAAATGAACGTATCTCGCCCAACATTACAAAAGTGGTTAGAGCAGGCAAATGATGAATTTAGTCTTGATGATGGTGTAAAGGCACTAAAAAAGCAGGTTGAGTGTTTAAGCAAAAAGAAAAAGTTAGTCCCTGATGAGACGGCCCAGCTTGCTGATCTTATAGTGGCGTTAAATAAGATCGAGAGCAAAAGCAAAGCAGCCAAAGAGCAAAAAGCCTATGTTTTGCCACCAGTAAGCTTAGACAAAAGTGCCAAAATTTTAAGAGATGAGATAGTAAAAGATGGCGAACTGTTTGCTTATCAAAAAGAATTTTTGCAAAGCGATGCTCAGTTTCGTATCGTACTAAAATCGCGCCAGATAGGCTTTAGCTACGTGGCAGCAGCTGACGCACTTATAGGAGCAGTTGGCGGTAGAAACCAGCTATTTTTGTCCGCTTCAGAAGAACAAGCGCTAATCCTAATGAGATATTTAAAACTATGGTCTGATAGGTTTGGAGTGGCTTTAGCAAAAGATAGTGAGACTGAGATAAAGCTAGAAAATGGCGCTATTATAAAAGCTCTCGCTCACAACTTTCGTACAGTTCAAGGTTTTACTGGTGATATTTGGATGGATGAGTTTGCATGGTACCCAAACCCTAAGAAAATTTGGCACGCTTTTGTGCCAAGCATCGGTGCTGTTAAAGGTCGCTTAACAATACTTTCAACACCATTTGAAGAAAAGAGCCTTTTTCATGAGCTGTACTTTGACGAGCAAAAGTATAAGATGTTTAAGCGGTTCCATGTTGATATTTATAGAGCTATGGGAGATGGGCTAGAGTTTGACCTTGAAACCATGAAAGCACTCTTTGATGCTGATACATGGGCTAGTGCTTATGAATGCGTCTTTATAGATGATGAGAGCAGCCTACTGTCTATTACGCTTATCAAAAGCTGCATAGATGAAAAGCTTAGCTATTTTAGCCCAAGCTCAAACACTCCGCTGCTTTGTGGGTATGATATAGGAAGAGTTAGCGACCGTTCAACACTTGTAAGTGTGATCAATAGCGATGATACATATACTCTTGCTATGCTTAATGTGCTTGCAAAAGCTAGCTTTAAAGAGCAAGAAGATGTCTTAAGCTCTCACCTGCGCTCCTACCCACTAGCAACCCTTGATATGGATAAAACCGGCATCGGTCTAAATTTAACAGAAACTATGCATGCTAAATTTAAAAGCAGGGTAAATGGAGTATATTTTACAGCCGGCACAAAGGAGCAAATGGCTCTAAATTTAAAGAAACTCTTTGAAGACAAAAAGATAAGCATACCAAACGATCCACTTTTAATCAGTGATCTTCACGCCATAAAACGCACAGCAGGAACAAAAAGCTTTAAGTATGATGCTAAAAGAAACGAGTATGGTCACGCAGATAGGTTTTGGGCGTTAGCTCTAGCTTGTCGTAAGATAGAGGCTGTTGTAAAACGAAAAGGCGGCGGAGCGGTGATATTATAA
- a CDS encoding AAA family ATPase, with translation MSENIKKLEEFLSSNNITGSALARAIGVSPSLISQLRAGSYKGDNDAINAKINAYINNFNKKAKNFHANAKENEFYVTSDVKMANFIISEAIAEKEIGLIYGFAGSGKTTALKEFARTNPNVVLIEATCHTSAKVLLEDLCEALKIDATGGLNTKLKAVARFLKSSDKVIMVDEAEHLPLKALEDLRRIYDFSRTPLILCGTEILLKNLMGKNKELRQLFSRICGKWCMQGLSKDESEKIYTKEIFPYCKGNFRSSAKLYKKALRLAELNGCLVDESVVARALDMVILG, from the coding sequence ATGAGTGAAAATATCAAAAAGCTAGAAGAATTTTTATCTAGTAACAACATAACTGGATCAGCACTTGCACGTGCAATAGGAGTGAGTCCATCGCTAATAAGCCAACTTCGTGCCGGAAGTTATAAGGGCGATAACGATGCAATAAACGCAAAAATCAATGCTTACATCAATAATTTTAACAAAAAAGCTAAGAATTTTCACGCAAACGCAAAAGAGAATGAGTTTTACGTAACTAGCGATGTAAAGATGGCAAATTTCATCATAAGTGAGGCGATAGCTGAAAAAGAGATAGGGCTAATATATGGCTTTGCTGGAAGTGGCAAGACAACAGCCCTAAAAGAGTTTGCTAGGACTAATCCAAATGTGGTTTTGATAGAGGCAACTTGTCACACGAGCGCTAAGGTTTTGCTTGAAGATCTATGCGAGGCTTTAAAAATAGATGCTACTGGTGGGCTAAATACAAAGCTAAAGGCGGTAGCTAGGTTTTTAAAGAGTAGCGATAAGGTGATAATGGTAGATGAGGCGGAGCATCTACCGCTAAAGGCGCTTGAAGATCTAAGAAGAATTTATGACTTCTCACGCACCCCGCTGATACTTTGTGGCACAGAGATACTGCTAAAAAATCTAATGGGTAAAAACAAGGAACTAAGGCAGCTTTTTAGCAGAATTTGTGGCAAATGGTGCATGCAAGGACTTAGCAAAGATGAGAGTGAAAAGATCTATACAAAAGAGATATTTCCCTACTGCAAAGGTAACTTTAGAAGCAGTGCAAAGCTATATAAAAAGGCTTTGAGGCTAGCTGAGCTAAATGGATGCCTTGTTGATGAGAGTGTCGTTGCTAGGGCGCTTGATATGGTTATCTTGGGATAG
- a CDS encoding DDE-type integrase/transposase/recombinase, with product MWVNSRVAAEILAIKYDALVKAVKRAEKSGKKFCSIKPNILGFMYIDGIGRGGKTLRIDIDERIYPEIVERISKTREGESYDVPYNAASGEKSGKGASANDERCISTGRARADELGGRDGANAKDDRRASNGAKEAGESEDARDKSKESAGRICDEDARDGLCDKSNKTRNIWIQEEVKRDEQCGNDSNGYVLAISCSNDKLENIDNGNGCAATGTMYGSSANNSGNSFANLPLIATCSEGKRADALCKRAIVLEWDKAKGKIDESSFIEYLNTSNKYPIKVSSNKLYDWQRKFKRGGLDALVDSRSNNKSLKLEELGLSDKCDELIKSNVGKGRINITNIHKMLNYYYATSQIDDKLSFDEFLAKKDECVSYEVVNRYVNNYLKKNKLLKNLILYGEDGVIGRQMPALGVSNWAVRTINEVVEIDASPLDMICNASDICKSIGYETVNNIFSSKEEFESYVRQWQKRYTIIALIDTYSGVASFHISDSENSLAIARAVAKYIIRYGKPKMIKGDNGKAFKSEYMSSVLGSLEIRYEAVRAYSGWLKPYVERNFRALQHSFSENLAGYIGHNITERQAIEFFYSKKERRLKKGVKTNIAKLKELSEVQNLMDLYTENFLNARYLERLGKTCNEAYNEKINDAVAMDAISLSARLSKKELKHVNKKGVSVGGMNFYNVQMFRYERVTIRENIDNINECFVWDEDDKNFIGVANVLDMDEGVSVEEAKAARKLFSKRLRDIKDDASAARDKSQEEFKQMVMGLEAKKALKPELKGVNNESKEIEAAQKSSRSLTKNRAFDDEFLAVAGSDVKKEKKIKSWQEIVNETN from the coding sequence ATGTGGGTAAATTCAAGGGTTGCAGCTGAAATTTTAGCTATAAAATATGATGCTTTGGTAAAAGCAGTAAAAAGAGCTGAAAAATCAGGAAAAAAATTTTGCTCTATAAAGCCTAATATATTAGGTTTTATGTATATAGACGGCATTGGTCGTGGTGGCAAAACCCTTCGAATAGATATAGACGAGAGAATTTATCCAGAGATCGTGGAGAGGATCAGTAAAACAAGAGAAGGAGAGAGCTATGATGTGCCTTACAATGCAGCAAGCGGAGAGAAGTCAGGCAAAGGGGCTAGCGCTAATGATGAGAGATGTATCAGCACAGGACGTGCCAGAGCAGATGAGCTGGGCGGAAGAGATGGAGCTAATGCAAAGGACGATAGAAGAGCAAGCAATGGAGCAAAAGAGGCAGGAGAGAGCGAAGATGCAAGAGATAAAAGCAAAGAGAGCGCTGGAAGAATTTGTGATGAAGATGCAAGAGATGGGCTTTGTGACAAGAGTAACAAAACACGGAATATATGGATACAAGAGGAGGTAAAAAGAGATGAACAATGTGGCAATGATAGTAATGGCTATGTACTTGCTATATCTTGTAGTAATGATAAGCTAGAGAATATAGATAATGGCAATGGCTGCGCTGCTACTGGCACCATGTATGGTAGCAGCGCTAATAATAGCGGCAACTCTTTTGCAAATTTGCCGCTAATAGCAACTTGTAGTGAGGGAAAAAGAGCTGATGCACTATGTAAGCGTGCAATAGTTTTGGAGTGGGATAAGGCAAAAGGGAAGATAGATGAGAGTAGTTTTATAGAGTATTTAAATACAAGCAATAAATACCCTATAAAAGTAAGCTCAAATAAGCTCTATGACTGGCAAAGAAAATTTAAAAGGGGTGGTCTAGATGCACTTGTGGATAGCAGGAGTAATAATAAGAGCTTAAAACTAGAAGAGCTTGGGCTTAGTGACAAGTGCGACGAGCTAATAAAATCAAATGTAGGCAAAGGTAGGATAAATATAACAAACATCCATAAGATGCTTAACTACTACTATGCAACTTCGCAGATCGACGATAAGCTTAGCTTTGATGAGTTTTTAGCCAAAAAAGATGAGTGTGTGAGCTATGAGGTGGTAAATAGGTATGTAAATAACTACCTAAAGAAAAACAAACTTCTTAAAAATCTCATACTTTACGGCGAAGATGGTGTTATAGGCAGACAAATGCCAGCACTTGGAGTGAGCAACTGGGCAGTAAGAACGATAAATGAAGTCGTTGAAATAGATGCTAGCCCACTTGACATGATATGTAATGCCAGTGATATATGCAAAAGCATAGGATATGAGACTGTAAATAATATCTTTTCAAGTAAAGAGGAGTTTGAGAGCTACGTAAGGCAGTGGCAAAAACGCTATACGATCATAGCACTAATCGATACCTACTCAGGGGTGGCAAGCTTTCATATAAGCGATAGCGAAAATAGCCTAGCAATAGCAAGAGCTGTGGCTAAATACATAATAAGATATGGCAAACCAAAAATGATAAAAGGCGACAATGGCAAGGCCTTTAAGAGTGAATATATGAGCTCGGTTCTTGGTTCGCTTGAGATACGCTATGAGGCTGTTAGAGCATATAGTGGCTGGTTAAAACCTTATGTAGAGAGAAATTTTAGAGCGCTTCAACATAGCTTTAGTGAAAATTTAGCTGGATATATCGGACATAACATAACTGAAAGACAAGCGATAGAGTTTTTCTACTCCAAAAAAGAGAGACGCCTTAAAAAGGGCGTAAAAACTAATATAGCAAAGCTAAAAGAGCTAAGCGAAGTACAAAACCTTATGGATCTTTACACTGAGAATTTCTTAAACGCACGCTACCTAGAGCGCCTTGGTAAAACATGTAACGAAGCATACAACGAAAAGATAAACGATGCTGTGGCTATGGACGCAATAAGTCTTAGTGCGAGACTTAGCAAAAAAGAGCTAAAGCACGTGAATAAAAAGGGTGTTAGCGTGGGTGGCATGAATTTTTATAACGTGCAGATGTTTAGATATGAGCGAGTTACCATCCGAGAAAACATAGACAACATAAATGAGTGTTTTGTTTGGGATGAGGATGATAAGAACTTCATAGGCGTAGCAAATGTTCTTGATATGGATGAGGGCGTAAGTGTTGAGGAAGCAAAAGCAGCTAGAAAGCTCTTTAGCAAACGCTTGCGTGATATAAAAGATGATGCTAGCGCGGCAAGAGATAAGAGCCAAGAAGAGTTTAAACAAATGGTCATGGGTCTTGAAGCCAAAAAAGCGCTAAAGCCTGAGTTAAAGGGCGTAAATAATGAGAGCAAAGAGATCGAAGCAGCTCAAAAAAGCAGCCGATCACTGACTAAAAATAGAGCTTTTGATGATGAGTTTTTGGCTGTGGCTGGTAGTGATGTAAAAAAAGAGAAAAAGATAAAAAGTTGGCAAGAAATAGTCAATGAAACTAACTAA
- a CDS encoding XRE family transcriptional regulator — protein sequence MDLAQKIKFLRSENGWTQEDLANKSGIGKSTIQLYEGKTGNKNPTNENLKKLANAFRISVSELANENLSISENENLSISNKNLVRKSKNLSISPTKLKNSQKDIKTISIPYFEDTYASAGGGMINYDEAPVIMDFDEDFLRMFLRISGSIKGIHIINARGDSMEPTITSGELLFINPMQNENGIISGCIYIINYDGDLYVKRIEKNPTTKAITLFSDNKKYEPIVIQKQDLECCHIMGRVVSHMKKS from the coding sequence ATGGATCTAGCACAAAAAATTAAATTTTTACGTTCAGAAAATGGTTGGACGCAAGAGGATTTAGCTAATAAATCAGGTATTGGAAAATCTACTATCCAATTATATGAAGGAAAGACAGGTAACAAAAATCCTACGAATGAAAATTTAAAAAAATTAGCCAATGCTTTTCGTATTAGTGTTTCAGAATTAGCCAATGAAAATTTGTCCATAAGTGAAAATGAAAATTTGTCCATAAGTAATAAAAATTTAGTTCGTAAGTCTAAAAATTTGTCCATAAGTCCCACAAAACTTAAAAACTCACAAAAAGATATAAAAACTATATCTATACCATATTTTGAGGATACGTATGCTAGTGCTGGTGGTGGGATGATAAACTACGATGAGGCACCGGTGATCATGGACTTTGATGAAGATTTTTTGCGTATGTTTTTACGTATAAGTGGGAGCATAAAAGGCATACATATAATAAATGCTCGTGGAGATAGTATGGAACCTACTATAACTAGTGGAGAGCTCCTTTTTATAAATCCTATGCAAAACGAAAATGGCATTATAAGTGGTTGTATATATATCATAAACTACGATGGTGACTTATATGTAAAACGTATTGAGAAAAATCCAACAACAAAGGCTATAACGCTTTTTTCGGACAATAAAAAATATGAGCCCATTGTCATACAAAAACAAGATTTAGAATGTTGTCACATAATGGGTAGGGTAGTGTCACATATGAAAAAATCTTGA
- a CDS encoding DUF1937 family protein, which produces MKETMRLVYVASPYAAFKSGKVNADFMACMVAKEECRKVKEAGYIPLSPVLAFSGVFSEEQRDEVLKAGLEMLSHCSYVYFSKHPASEFSKGMDIEREYARELGISELEI; this is translated from the coding sequence ATGAAAGAGACAATGAGACTTGTATATGTTGCTAGCCCTTATGCTGCCTTTAAAAGCGGTAAGGTAAATGCTGACTTTATGGCTTGCATGGTAGCTAAAGAAGAGTGCAGAAAGGTAAAAGAAGCTGGATATATACCGCTTAGCCCTGTGCTTGCATTTAGCGGTGTGTTTAGCGAGGAGCAAAGAGACGAGGTGCTAAAGGCTGGACTTGAAATGCTTAGCCATTGCTCTTATGTATATTTTTCAAAGCATCCAGCTAGTGAGTTTTCAAAAGGTATGGATATAGAAAGAGAATATGCAAGAGAGCTTGGCATAAGTGAGTTAGAAATTTAA
- a CDS encoding host-nuclease inhibitor Gam family protein yields the protein MQISSFSDVDVALKRLCEVSVGIEKINGEVTLECNRIKEARKSEVERLESEKSYIEQQITLFCEDNKAEFAEKRSKEFTFGEIGYRISKSVSLPRVKAKLEALVSSIKAFGLAKECISYTETPNKEALAELKDEDLVKLGLKRVVKDNFRIVPKIESLEIGK from the coding sequence ATGCAAATAAGTAGTTTTAGCGACGTAGACGTCGCTTTAAAAAGACTATGCGAAGTAAGCGTAGGTATAGAAAAAATTAACGGTGAAGTAACGCTTGAGTGCAACCGTATAAAAGAAGCTAGAAAGAGCGAAGTTGAAAGACTTGAGAGCGAAAAGAGCTACATCGAGCAGCAAATCACACTATTTTGTGAGGACAACAAGGCTGAATTTGCCGAAAAACGCTCTAAGGAATTTACCTTTGGCGAGATTGGCTACCGCATAAGTAAGAGTGTAAGCTTGCCACGAGTAAAAGCAAAGCTTGAAGCGTTAGTTAGCTCAATAAAAGCGTTTGGGTTAGCCAAAGAGTGCATAAGCTATACGGAGACACCAAACAAAGAGGCTTTAGCAGAGTTAAAAGATGAGGATCTAGTAAAACTTGGTCTTAAGAGAGTAGTAAAAGATAATTTTAGGATAGTGCCTAAGATAGAGAGCCTGGAGATAGGAAAATGA
- a CDS encoding sigma factor-like helix-turn-helix DNA-binding protein: protein MTLKEIALVLNLSVEQVRRIEKGALLKLSHPRNFKKWQEIRELMALLEEHRAKSDSDEIYQGIKA, encoded by the coding sequence ATGACACTAAAAGAGATAGCTTTGGTGCTAAATCTAAGCGTAGAGCAAGTGCGTAGGATAGAAAAAGGCGCACTTTTAAAGCTATCTCACCCAAGAAATTTCAAAAAATGGCAAGAGATAAGAGAGCTTATGGCTTTGCTTGAAGAACATAGGGCAAAAAGCGATAGCGATGAGATATATCAAGGCATAAAAGCATAA
- a CDS encoding phage portal protein, whose translation MENKFIFKSDTPSLQLSSDVQNGDYIEPFISFSDLLELHYANVYHRRAIKIKANMLSQIEIDESDLAKFLPQNVSEKEFLFEFCYNLELFGNAPIEKAGAKTNYKLYNIPAHEWRTNKDKQMFQVGKSGKKIKLDGYYLKFYSPSSRYYGEPDYLAAMCQILTNRQADMYNYSFFQNGARPDLAIIHENSEPSEEQIAAYKKFFSENYKGSANAHKTLLCYTNSIGEKDAKIRFEKLSEVQDLSFKALKEVSRDEIAAAHGIPPRLLGIIQSAQLGGSGELIGQLHQFNELEIKPKIELIEGFFRSIGIKVVLSAVDVTNFKDDGEIVTQLVERGIISISEARSILGWQKNIE comes from the coding sequence GTGGAGAACAAATTTATTTTTAAGTCAGATACTCCGAGTTTGCAACTCTCGTCTGATGTGCAAAACGGTGATTATATAGAGCCTTTTATAAGTTTTAGTGATCTTTTAGAGCTTCACTATGCAAACGTATATCACCGCCGTGCCATAAAAATAAAAGCCAATATGCTCTCTCAGATAGAAATAGATGAGAGCGATCTGGCAAAGTTTTTACCTCAAAATGTAAGTGAGAAAGAGTTTTTATTTGAGTTTTGCTATAACCTAGAGCTTTTTGGCAATGCTCCTATTGAAAAAGCTGGAGCTAAGACAAACTATAAACTCTACAATATACCAGCTCATGAGTGGCGAACCAATAAAGATAAGCAAATGTTTCAGGTAGGCAAATCTGGTAAAAAGATAAAACTTGATGGATACTATCTTAAATTTTATTCTCCAAGCTCAAGATACTACGGCGAGCCAGACTATCTTGCAGCTATGTGTCAGATTTTGACAAATAGGCAAGCAGACATGTATAACTACTCATTTTTCCAAAATGGAGCAAGGCCTGATCTTGCTATCATTCATGAAAACTCAGAGCCTAGCGAAGAACAAATAGCAGCTTACAAAAAATTTTTTAGTGAAAACTATAAAGGAAGTGCTAATGCGCATAAAACACTCCTATGCTATACAAACTCGATTGGCGAAAAGGATGCAAAAATTCGTTTTGAAAAGCTATCAGAAGTACAAGATCTAAGCTTTAAAGCACTAAAGGAAGTAAGCCGTGATGAGATAGCAGCAGCTCATGGTATTCCGCCACGTCTGCTTGGTATCATTCAAAGTGCCCAGCTTGGCGGAAGTGGAGAGCTTATAGGCCAACTTCACCAATTTAACGAGCTTGAGATAAAACCAAAAATAGAGCTAATAGAAGGCTTTTTTAGAAGCATCGGTATAAAAGTGGTATTAAGTGCTGTTGATGTAACAAATTTTAAAGACGATGGCGAGATAGTTACGCAGCTTGTTGAAAGAGGGATCATCTCAATTTCTGAAGCTAGAAGTATACTTGGCTGGCAAAAGAATATTGAGTAG